Below is a genomic region from Methanosphaera sp. ISO3-F5.
CAGACCGTGTTCATCGTATAGGACAAGAAAATGATGTGATGGTATACCGTTTCATTACAAAAGGAACACTTGAAGAAAGCATTGATCAAATGGTTAAAAACAAGATAGACCTAGCAAACAAAACAATCAGTACAGATAAAACATTCATCACCGAACTGACAAATGAAGAATTGAAAGAACTGTTAAAATTAAGACTATAAATAACTACAACCTATGTATTAACAATAATATCTGATTAATGAAATTATTCTATAATAATAATTCAATATCAATACTTTACATTATCAATTATTTAGTGAGGTTTAAATTTTATGTCTGATAAAATTAAAGAAAAAGAAAAGAAATTAATTGAAATGACTAACGCATTTTGTGATGCTGAACTAAACTCAGAATATAAAGCATTATGTGAAAAATTAGTGCATAAATTGGGAAGAAAACATGATGTGCCATTTAAACGAGGAAAGCTCGAAAATTGGGCTAGCGGTATAGTGTATGCTATTGGCCAAATAAATTATCTGTTTGATAAGAACTTTGAACCTTATGCTACACCTGATGATATATGCAAATATTTCAAAACCAAAAAATCCACAACATCAAATAAGGCAAGAGATATTCGTCAGATGCTAAACTTAAAAATGGGTGACAAGGAATTTTCAACAAAACACATCTTAGACAGTAATGTAAGAACCAATGATTTTAATGAAAAAACTCTTCGCGGAGCACAAAACAGGATGATGTTACAAATGATTGGTGATACCATGAGGATAATGCATGAAAAAAAATTTAAGTAAAGCTTTGCTTGGATCTTACTTGATGTATAATAGTTTAAATGTGTAAACACATCCGTTAACAGGTTATAAACATCTGGTTATGATAGTACTTTGTCAGCTGTTGGAAGCAGTGATGGTGAATGATTTGGTAGTGGATGTGGAGGAACCTTCTAAATCAAAACATTTCATCATCACATATATTTTTTTCTCGATTTTTTAGGAATTTAATTTTCTGAAATAAAATATTATATGATGTA
It encodes:
- a CDS encoding DUF6398 domain-containing protein, with amino-acid sequence MSDKIKEKEKKLIEMTNAFCDAELNSEYKALCEKLVHKLGRKHDVPFKRGKLENWASGIVYAIGQINYLFDKNFEPYATPDDICKYFKTKKSTTSNKARDIRQMLNLKMGDKEFSTKHILDSNVRTNDFNEKTLRGAQNRMMLQMIGDTMRIMHEKKFK